A portion of the Symphalangus syndactylus isolate Jambi chromosome 13, NHGRI_mSymSyn1-v2.1_pri, whole genome shotgun sequence genome contains these proteins:
- the LOC129459414 gene encoding E3 ubiquitin-protein ligase RNF4-like isoform X2, which translates to MFDFPANLGIDHFLFCRKGKAPKSTTSIRKRRGGAINSRQAQKRTREATSTAEISLEADPIDFVETAGDEIVDLTCESLEPVAVDLTHNDSVVIASGSQVLSVVLSAWTDTQRSCRMDVSSFPQNAAMSSVASASVIP; encoded by the exons ATGTTTGACTTCCCTGCAAACCTTGGTATAGATCACTTCCTTTTCTGTAGGAAAGGAAAAGCACCAAAGAGCACAACGAGTATAAGAAAGCGTCGTGGTGGAGCAATAAATTCTAGACAAGCCCAGAAGCGAACTCGGGAAGCAACCTCCACCGCCGAGATTTCCTTGGAAGCAGACCCCATAGACTTCGTGGAAACTGCTGGAGATGAAATTGTGGACCTCACTTGTGAATCTTTAGAGCCTGTGGCGGTTGATCTGACTCACAATGACTCTGTTGTGATT GCCTCAGGCTCTCAGGTACTGTCAGTTGTCCTATCTGCGTGGACCGATACTCAGAGATCGTGCAGAATGGACGTCTCATCGTTTCCACAGAATGCAGCCATGTCTTCTGTAGCCAGTGCCTCCGTGATTCCCTGA
- the LOC129459414 gene encoding E3 ubiquitin-protein ligase RNF4-like isoform X1 produces the protein MFDFPANLGIDHFLFCRKGKAPKSTTSIRKRRGGAINSRQAQKRTREATSTAEISLEADPIDFVETAGDEIVDLTCESLEPVAVDLTHNDSVVIVDERRRPRRNARRLPQDHADSCMVSSDDEELSRDRDVYVTTHTPRNASDEAATGLRLSGTVSCPICVDRYSEIVQNGRLIVSTECSHVFCSQCLRDSLKNANTCPTCRKKINHKRYRPIYI, from the coding sequence ATGTTTGACTTCCCTGCAAACCTTGGTATAGATCACTTCCTTTTCTGTAGGAAAGGAAAAGCACCAAAGAGCACAACGAGTATAAGAAAGCGTCGTGGTGGAGCAATAAATTCTAGACAAGCCCAGAAGCGAACTCGGGAAGCAACCTCCACCGCCGAGATTTCCTTGGAAGCAGACCCCATAGACTTCGTGGAAACTGCTGGAGATGAAATTGTGGACCTCACTTGTGAATCTTTAGAGCCTGTGGCGGTTGATCTGACTCACAATGACTCTGTTGTGATTGTTGACGAAAGAAGAAGACCAAGGAGGAATGCTAGGAGGCTGCCCCAGGACCATGCTGACAGCTGTATGGTGAGCAGTGATGATGAGGAGTTGTCCAGGGACAGAGACGTGTATGTGACTACCCACACTCCCAGAAACGCCAGCGATGAGGCCGCTACAGGCCTCAGGCTCTCAGGTACTGTCAGTTGTCCTATCTGCGTGGACCGATACTCAGAGATCGTGCAGAATGGACGTCTCATCGTTTCCACAGAATGCAGCCATGTCTTCTGTAGCCAGTGCCTCCGTGATTCCCTGAAGAATGCTAATACTTGCCCAACTTGTAGGAAAAAGATCAACCACAAACGGTACCGCCCCATTTATATATGA